One Luteibacter sp. 9135 DNA segment encodes these proteins:
- a CDS encoding AI-2E family transporter — MDASPSRTRAVRIASYVAAGSGLLLILWLRLLPALLAGLLVYEMVVSTAPLMGRRLPNDRARVLAVAVIGIVVVGLLTLLILGGISYFRNEIGNPQELWQDRLMPLVERARQQLPPAIVDRLPDSVEALRYTAMDWARSHAVALQLAGKEAARVLVHILIGLILGAIVALSRTRPSHQVGPFAAEMSLRSARLADAFHNIVFAQIKISMVNTVFTAIYLLGILPLFGVHLPLTKTLIVVTFLVGLLPVIGNLMSNTAITIVGLSVSLYVGLGALVFLVVIHKLEYFLNARIVGVQIRARAWELLVAMLMFEAAFGLPGVVAAPIFYAYLKSELEAARLI; from the coding sequence ATGGACGCTTCGCCCTCACGGACCCGCGCCGTGCGCATCGCCAGCTATGTCGCCGCGGGTAGCGGCTTGCTGCTGATCCTGTGGCTGCGCCTGCTTCCGGCCCTGCTCGCTGGCCTGCTCGTCTATGAGATGGTGGTCTCCACGGCGCCCCTGATGGGGCGCCGCCTGCCGAACGACCGCGCACGCGTGCTGGCCGTGGCGGTGATCGGGATCGTGGTGGTCGGTCTGCTGACCTTGCTGATCCTGGGCGGCATCAGCTACTTCCGCAACGAGATCGGCAATCCGCAGGAGTTGTGGCAGGACCGCCTTATGCCGCTGGTGGAGCGTGCGCGGCAGCAGCTGCCCCCCGCCATCGTCGATCGCCTGCCCGACAGCGTCGAGGCGCTCCGTTACACGGCGATGGACTGGGCCCGCTCGCACGCGGTGGCGCTGCAACTGGCAGGCAAGGAGGCTGCGCGCGTGCTGGTGCATATCCTCATCGGCCTGATCCTCGGCGCCATCGTCGCCCTCAGCCGCACGCGGCCCAGCCATCAGGTGGGGCCGTTCGCCGCCGAGATGTCACTGCGTAGCGCGCGGCTCGCCGACGCGTTCCACAACATCGTCTTCGCCCAGATCAAGATCTCGATGGTCAATACCGTGTTCACGGCGATCTACCTGCTAGGCATCCTGCCCCTGTTCGGCGTGCACCTGCCGCTGACCAAGACGCTGATCGTCGTGACGTTCCTCGTGGGGCTGCTGCCCGTGATCGGCAATCTTATGTCCAACACGGCCATCACCATCGTCGGGTTGTCCGTCTCGCTTTACGTGGGCCTGGGCGCGCTGGTGTTCCTGGTCGTGATCCACAAGCTGGAATACTTCCTCAACGCGCGCATCGTCGGCGTGCAGATCCGGGCCCGCGCCTGGGAGCTGCTGGTGGCCATGCTGATGTTCGAGGCGGCGTTCGGGCTGCCGGGAGTGGTCGCGGCGCCGATTTTCTACGCCTACCTCAAGTCTGAACTCGAGGCCGCGCGTTTGATCTGA
- a CDS encoding UvrD-helicase domain-containing protein, whose amino-acid sequence MLNPQQHAAVEYCDGPLLVLAGAGSGKTRVITEKISHLISRRHLAAEKIAAITFTNKAAKEMRERVGKLISEQSAKALTVCTFHALGLKFLQIEHDRAQLRRGFSVLDADDSANMIKELSPKGVKPEVIQGIRNLVGKAKNGGLSPEEAMASARSPREIEAATIYDLYQQRLAAFNAVDFDDLIRLPLRILETDDDARAVWQERLRYLLVDEYQDTNDAQYRLLKAIAGPKARFTCVGDDDQSIYAWRGANPENIDQLGRDFTNLRVIKLEQNYRCAKRILRAANHLIANNPHVHEKRLWSDHAEGPPIRVLECKDNDHEAERIASIAASLHEKYKEKGIRWDDFCILYRGNFQARVIEKALRLARVPYHLSGALSFLDRAEVKDILCYLRLLTNPTDDAAFLRVVNVPKREIGATSLEKLGQMAQSRNASLLDAARSDSALKTIAPRAASALAGFARLMDELRSHAVHESAADLVNTVIEKTGYGAQIAASTTDEVLRERRLGNLRELVDWFRAMGRDGGRTGDIAAQLALLSHADRDDPGNALRMMTLHSAKGLEFRFVFIVGCEDGTLPHEGAIDEGRLDEERRLMYVGITRAKEMLTLSFSARSRKYGEVLSNDPSRFLEELPQDDLHWDGKDPDADAEVKKEAADTHIARIRAMLAGGG is encoded by the coding sequence ATGCTCAATCCGCAACAACACGCGGCCGTCGAGTACTGCGACGGTCCCCTCCTCGTGCTGGCCGGTGCCGGCTCGGGCAAGACGCGCGTCATCACCGAAAAGATCTCGCACCTGATCTCGCGCCGCCATCTGGCCGCCGAGAAGATCGCCGCGATCACCTTCACCAACAAGGCGGCGAAGGAAATGCGCGAGCGCGTCGGCAAGCTCATTTCCGAGCAGTCGGCCAAGGCGCTCACGGTCTGCACTTTCCACGCGCTCGGCCTGAAGTTCCTGCAGATCGAGCACGACCGCGCGCAGCTGCGTCGCGGGTTCTCCGTGCTGGACGCCGACGACAGCGCCAACATGATCAAGGAACTCTCGCCCAAGGGCGTGAAGCCGGAAGTGATCCAGGGCATCCGCAATCTGGTGGGCAAGGCCAAGAACGGCGGCCTGTCCCCGGAGGAAGCCATGGCCTCGGCGCGCAGCCCGCGCGAGATAGAAGCGGCCACCATCTACGACCTATACCAGCAGCGCCTCGCCGCGTTCAACGCGGTGGACTTCGACGACCTGATCCGGCTGCCGCTGCGCATCCTGGAAACCGACGACGATGCGCGTGCCGTCTGGCAGGAGCGCCTGCGCTACCTGCTGGTCGACGAATACCAGGACACCAACGACGCGCAGTACCGCCTGCTCAAGGCCATCGCCGGTCCCAAGGCGCGCTTCACCTGCGTGGGCGACGACGACCAGAGCATCTACGCCTGGCGCGGCGCGAACCCCGAGAACATCGACCAGCTCGGGCGCGACTTCACCAACCTGCGCGTGATCAAGCTGGAGCAGAACTACCGCTGCGCCAAGCGCATCCTGCGTGCGGCCAACCATCTGATCGCCAACAACCCGCACGTGCACGAGAAGCGCCTGTGGAGCGATCATGCCGAAGGCCCGCCCATCCGCGTGCTGGAATGCAAGGACAACGACCACGAAGCAGAACGCATCGCTTCCATCGCGGCCAGCCTGCACGAGAAGTACAAGGAAAAAGGCATTCGCTGGGATGACTTCTGCATCCTGTACCGGGGCAACTTCCAGGCACGTGTGATCGAGAAGGCGCTGCGTCTCGCCCGCGTGCCGTATCACCTCAGCGGCGCCCTTTCGTTCCTCGATCGCGCGGAAGTGAAGGACATCCTCTGCTACCTGCGGCTGCTGACCAACCCGACCGACGATGCCGCCTTCCTGCGCGTGGTCAACGTACCCAAGCGCGAGATCGGCGCCACGTCACTGGAAAAACTCGGGCAGATGGCGCAGTCCCGCAACGCATCCTTGCTGGATGCCGCACGCAGCGACAGCGCACTGAAAACCATCGCGCCGCGCGCCGCCTCGGCGCTGGCCGGTTTCGCGCGATTGATGGACGAACTGCGCAGCCATGCCGTGCATGAGAGCGCCGCCGACCTGGTCAACACCGTGATCGAGAAAACCGGTTACGGCGCGCAGATCGCGGCGTCCACCACCGACGAGGTGCTGCGCGAGCGCCGCCTGGGCAACCTGCGCGAACTGGTCGACTGGTTCCGCGCCATGGGCCGCGACGGCGGCCGCACCGGCGACATCGCCGCCCAGCTCGCCCTGCTCAGTCACGCCGACCGCGACGATCCCGGCAACGCACTGCGCATGATGACCCTGCACTCGGCGAAGGGGCTGGAGTTCCGTTTCGTCTTCATCGTCGGCTGCGAAGACGGCACGCTGCCACACGAAGGTGCCATCGACGAAGGCCGCCTCGACGAGGAGCGCCGCCTGATGTACGTCGGCATCACGCGCGCCAAGGAGATGCTGACCCTGTCCTTCTCCGCCCGCTCGCGCAAGTACGGCGAGGTGCTTTCGAACGACCCCAGCCGCTTCCTCGAGGAACTGCCGCAGGACGACCTGCATTGGGACGGCAAGGACCCGGACGCCGACGCCGAGGTGAAGAAGGAAGCCGCCGACACCCACATTGCCCGCATCCGCGCGATGCTGGCGGGCGGTGGCTGA
- the plsB gene encoding glycerol-3-phosphate 1-O-acyltransferase PlsB — protein MSAVPHVHVARSPWWFKLLGRVLEPWVRIKRDPAEPTTLLRSGAAVCYAIERDGTSDALILERACREAGLPSPMQLLELPGRRRRSVFSLSRRHGWLFGRTDARGPKEPLGQLIRAIEDDPTRDIQVVPVSIYVGRAPARESGWFSVLFAENWLVVGRFRRMLALLLNGRDTVVHFSTPVSLRDVMGESHSLTPERLTRKIARVLRTHFRRVRAAVIGPDLSHRRTVVDAVLTTEPVRDAIAATASKENITLAKAQRRARDFALEISADYSHPVVRSSSFLLSNFWNKLYDGIAMHHFDKARAAAPGHEVIYVPCHRSHTDYLLLSYQLHHSGVVPPHIAAGVNLNLPVVGPILRRGGAFFLRRSFKGNALYSVVFNEYLAQLVDRGVPLEYFIEGGRSRTGRLLAPRAGMLVMTLRAFLRAPRRPVLFQPVYIGYEKLMEGKSYIGELSGKPKEKESLLGLIRGLKVLRQRYGHVTLNFGEPIALTPMLDAVAPDWRATTADADTRPDWMNSVVDDLADRIQININRAADVNPINLLALVVLATPKHAMAENDLLAQLELTKSMFVELPYSDRVTITPMNPQSIVAYGEQMGWIRRVRHPLGDVLVTDGEQAVLLSYFRNNVLHLNAAAAWVAACFLNNRRMSRSSVIRLGRVIYPFIQGELFLPWDQDGFAAQLQDTIEFFVRRGLLESSADGRVLERGPGQDDGAYQLRVIARSMLQAFERYYIAIAALVKNGPHTMSSGELETACTLTAQRLGLLNELSAPEFFDKALFRGFIQKLREVKIVWTDKAGKLDFSDALEDMVRDARVILAREVRHSILKITPGGDNDRDLDARPPADPGETTAESLHERHVANEEIRHREHPGV, from the coding sequence ATGAGTGCGGTTCCGCACGTCCATGTCGCCCGTTCACCCTGGTGGTTCAAGCTGCTGGGGCGTGTCCTCGAACCCTGGGTCCGGATCAAGCGCGATCCGGCCGAGCCGACCACCCTGCTCAGGAGCGGCGCGGCGGTCTGCTATGCCATCGAGCGCGACGGCACGTCGGATGCCCTGATCCTCGAGCGCGCCTGCCGCGAGGCCGGCTTGCCCAGCCCGATGCAGCTGCTCGAGCTGCCTGGCCGTCGGCGCCGGTCCGTGTTCTCACTGAGCCGCCGGCACGGCTGGCTGTTCGGGCGCACGGACGCCAGGGGCCCGAAGGAACCGCTCGGCCAGCTGATCCGCGCGATCGAGGACGATCCCACGCGCGACATCCAGGTGGTGCCGGTGTCGATCTACGTCGGCCGCGCACCGGCCCGCGAAAGCGGCTGGTTCAGCGTGTTGTTCGCGGAAAACTGGCTGGTGGTGGGCCGCTTCCGCCGGATGCTGGCGCTGTTGCTCAACGGTCGCGATACCGTGGTCCATTTCTCCACGCCGGTCTCGTTGCGCGATGTCATGGGCGAATCGCACAGCCTCACGCCCGAGCGGCTGACCCGCAAGATCGCCCGCGTGCTGCGCACCCACTTCCGTCGCGTTCGCGCCGCGGTGATCGGACCCGACCTTTCCCATCGCCGCACCGTGGTCGATGCCGTGCTCACCACCGAGCCGGTCCGCGACGCCATCGCCGCCACCGCCAGCAAGGAAAACATCACGCTGGCCAAGGCGCAGCGTCGCGCGCGCGATTTCGCGCTGGAGATCTCGGCGGATTACTCGCATCCCGTGGTGCGCTCGTCCTCGTTCCTGCTGTCCAACTTCTGGAACAAGCTGTACGACGGCATCGCGATGCACCATTTCGACAAGGCGCGTGCCGCGGCTCCCGGCCACGAAGTGATCTACGTGCCCTGCCACCGCAGCCACACCGATTACCTGCTGCTGTCCTACCAGCTGCATCACTCGGGCGTGGTGCCGCCGCACATCGCCGCCGGCGTCAACCTCAACCTGCCGGTGGTGGGTCCGATCCTGCGCCGCGGCGGTGCGTTCTTCCTGCGCCGCAGTTTCAAGGGCAACGCGCTTTACTCCGTGGTGTTCAACGAATACCTCGCGCAGCTGGTGGACCGCGGCGTGCCGCTGGAATATTTCATCGAGGGCGGCCGCTCGCGCACGGGGCGCCTGCTCGCGCCACGCGCCGGCATGCTGGTGATGACGCTGCGCGCGTTCCTGCGTGCGCCGCGCCGCCCCGTGCTGTTCCAGCCGGTGTACATCGGCTACGAGAAACTGATGGAAGGCAAGTCCTACATCGGCGAACTGTCGGGCAAGCCGAAGGAGAAGGAATCCCTGCTCGGCCTGATCCGCGGCCTGAAGGTGCTGCGCCAGCGCTACGGCCACGTGACGCTGAACTTCGGCGAGCCGATCGCACTCACGCCGATGCTCGATGCCGTCGCCCCCGACTGGCGCGCGACCACCGCGGACGCCGATACCCGACCGGACTGGATGAACAGCGTGGTCGACGATCTTGCCGACCGCATCCAGATCAACATCAACCGCGCCGCAGACGTCAACCCGATCAACCTGCTGGCGCTTGTGGTGCTGGCCACGCCGAAGCACGCGATGGCGGAAAACGACCTGTTGGCCCAGCTCGAACTGACGAAGTCGATGTTCGTCGAACTGCCTTACTCGGATCGGGTCACCATCACGCCGATGAACCCGCAAAGCATCGTCGCCTATGGCGAGCAGATGGGCTGGATTCGTCGGGTGCGCCATCCGCTGGGCGACGTGCTCGTCACGGACGGCGAACAGGCGGTGTTGCTGTCCTACTTCCGCAACAACGTGCTGCACCTCAACGCGGCGGCGGCGTGGGTGGCGGCGTGCTTCCTCAACAACCGCCGCATGTCGCGCTCGTCCGTCATCCGGCTGGGCCGGGTCATCTACCCGTTCATCCAGGGCGAACTGTTCCTGCCCTGGGACCAGGACGGCTTTGCGGCACAGTTGCAGGACACCATCGAGTTCTTCGTCCGCCGGGGCCTGCTCGAGTCCAGCGCCGATGGTCGCGTGCTCGAGCGCGGACCGGGCCAGGACGACGGCGCGTACCAGCTCCGCGTCATCGCACGAAGCATGCTGCAGGCCTTCGAGCGGTATTACATCGCCATCGCCGCGCTGGTGAAGAACGGCCCGCACACCATGAGTTCCGGCGAGCTGGAAACCGCGTGCACGCTCACGGCCCAGCGACTGGGCCTGCTCAACGAGCTGTCGGCACCGGAGTTCTTCGACAAGGCGCTGTTCCGCGGCTTCATCCAGAAACTGCGCGAGGTGAAGATCGTCTGGACGGACAAGGCGGGCAAGCTGGATTTCAGCGACGCCCTGGAGGACATGGTGCGCGATGCACGCGTCATCCTCGCGCGCGAGGTGCGTCACTCGATTCTGAAGATCACCCCCGGCGGCGACAACGATCGCGACCTGGACGCGCGGCCGCCCGCCGATCCTGGTGAAACCACCGCCGAGTCGCTGCATGAGCGCCATGTGGCCAACGAGGAAATACGTCATCGGGAGCATCCGGGCGTGTAA
- a CDS encoding thymidine kinase, which yields MAKLYFYYSAMNAGKTTTLLQSAHNYHERGMRTLILTPALDNRYGEGVVASRIGLQARALRFAGDEDILAIVERDIARRGPLHCVLVDEAQFMSKAQVWQLSDVVDRLGIPVLAYGLRTDFRGELFEGSRYLLAWADNLEEIKTICHSGRKATMVVRVDEHGRAVTQGPQVEIGGNDRYVSVSRAEFKSVTAGDGRIELQQSVLPLGETDSDEGQPA from the coding sequence ATGGCCAAGCTGTATTTCTACTATTCGGCAATGAATGCCGGCAAGACCACCACGCTGCTGCAGAGCGCGCACAACTACCACGAGCGCGGCATGCGCACGCTGATCCTCACCCCGGCGCTGGACAACCGCTACGGCGAAGGCGTGGTGGCGTCGCGCATCGGCCTGCAGGCCCGCGCGCTGCGCTTCGCCGGTGACGAGGACATCCTGGCCATCGTGGAGCGGGATATCGCCCGCCGCGGTCCGCTGCACTGCGTGCTGGTGGACGAGGCGCAGTTCATGAGCAAGGCCCAGGTCTGGCAGCTGTCCGACGTGGTGGACCGGCTGGGGATTCCGGTGCTGGCCTACGGCCTGCGCACCGATTTCCGCGGCGAACTGTTCGAGGGCAGCCGCTACCTGCTGGCCTGGGCGGACAACCTGGAAGAGATCAAGACGATCTGCCATTCGGGCAGGAAGGCCACGATGGTGGTTCGTGTGGATGAGCATGGCCGGGCGGTGACCCAGGGCCCGCAGGTTGAGATCGGCGGCAACGACCGCTATGTCTCGGTCAGCCGCGCGGAGTTCAAGAGCGTCACCGCGGGCGATGGCCGTATCGAGTTGCAGCAATCCGTGCTGCCGCTCGGCGAAACCGATTCCGACGAAGGACAGCCCGCGTGA
- a CDS encoding AI-2E family transporter — protein sequence MISTPGSSRAIRVATYILAALALWGVLMLHLVSALLAGLLVYEVVEALTPLIRRVIPGERARLIAVGVVTVIVVGAIVLLVFAALSFYRRDVGDPQQLWDAKLVPLLDKAHEQLPAWLTSRLPDSLNDFRTQGMGWAHEHAGDLKLVGTTAARVTAHILIGLVLGAIVAVSHGAGGRPAKPLAFELSTRSMRLADAFHNIIFAQLKISAINTTLAALFLLVALPLLGVHVPLAKTLVIVTFVVGLLPVAGNLISNVLIVVAGLSVALWVGVAALVFLVVVHKLEYFLNAKIVGGQIRARTWELLIAMLVFEAAFGIAGLVAAPIYYAYLKSELESEGLI from the coding sequence ATGATCAGCACGCCCGGATCTTCCCGCGCCATCCGCGTGGCCACCTATATCCTCGCGGCGCTGGCGCTGTGGGGTGTGCTGATGTTGCACCTCGTCTCCGCGCTGCTGGCGGGGCTGCTGGTCTACGAGGTGGTCGAGGCGCTGACCCCGCTGATCCGGCGCGTCATCCCGGGTGAACGGGCCCGCCTCATCGCGGTGGGCGTGGTCACGGTAATCGTGGTGGGCGCCATCGTGCTGCTGGTCTTTGCGGCCCTGAGCTTCTATCGCCGCGACGTCGGCGATCCACAGCAACTGTGGGATGCAAAGCTGGTGCCGCTGCTGGACAAGGCGCACGAGCAACTGCCTGCGTGGCTGACCTCGCGCCTGCCCGACAGCCTCAACGACTTCCGAACCCAGGGCATGGGCTGGGCCCACGAGCACGCGGGCGACCTGAAGCTGGTCGGCACCACGGCTGCCCGGGTGACGGCGCATATCCTGATCGGCCTGGTGCTGGGTGCCATCGTCGCCGTGTCGCACGGGGCGGGCGGTCGGCCGGCCAAGCCGCTCGCATTCGAGCTGTCGACCCGCTCGATGCGCCTCGCCGACGCGTTTCACAACATCATCTTCGCCCAACTGAAGATATCGGCGATCAACACGACGCTGGCGGCGCTGTTCCTGCTGGTGGCGCTTCCGCTCTTGGGCGTGCACGTGCCACTGGCGAAGACGCTGGTGATCGTGACCTTCGTGGTGGGCCTGCTGCCGGTGGCGGGCAACCTCATTTCCAACGTGCTGATCGTGGTGGCGGGGTTGTCCGTCGCGTTGTGGGTCGGCGTGGCGGCGCTGGTATTCCTGGTCGTGGTGCACAAGCTGGAATACTTCCTCAACGCGAAGATCGTCGGCGGGCAGATCCGTGCGCGCACGTGGGAACTGCTGATCGCGATGCTGGTGTTCGAGGCGGCGTTCGGCATCGCCGGACTGGTGGCGGCGCCGATCTACTACGCGTACCTGAAGAGCGAGCTGGAATCGGAAGGGCTTATCTGA
- the mutM gene encoding bifunctional DNA-formamidopyrimidine glycosylase/DNA-(apurinic or apyrimidinic site) lyase → MPELPEVETTRRGIAPHLEGRRVTGVVLRRPDLRWPIPPEITSHLPGQVIEAVERRAKYLLLRTQAGTALLHLGMSGMLRVLPRDTPPGKHDHVDIVLETDQALRLTDPRRFGALLWQMPGETHALLDGIGPEPLTDAFDGDVLWRLAQGRSAAVKTFIMDNAIVVGVGNIYASEALFAAGIDPRRAAGKVSRQRYARLAAEIKRILAYAISRGGTTLRDFLAPDGAPGYFFQELFVYGRGGEPCKQCGSPIRVVTLGQRASCYCPSCQA, encoded by the coding sequence ATGCCCGAACTGCCCGAAGTCGAAACCACCCGCCGCGGGATCGCGCCGCACCTGGAAGGACGCCGCGTCACCGGCGTGGTGCTTCGTCGGCCGGACCTGCGCTGGCCCATTCCGCCGGAGATCACTTCGCACTTGCCCGGGCAGGTGATCGAGGCGGTGGAGCGTCGCGCCAAGTACCTGCTGCTGCGAACGCAGGCGGGCACGGCCCTGCTCCACCTGGGCATGTCCGGTATGTTGCGCGTGCTGCCGCGGGACACGCCGCCGGGCAAGCACGACCACGTGGACATCGTGCTGGAAACCGACCAGGCGCTGCGCCTGACCGACCCGCGCCGGTTCGGCGCACTGCTGTGGCAGATGCCGGGGGAAACCCATGCCCTGCTGGATGGCATCGGGCCGGAGCCGCTGACCGACGCCTTCGACGGTGACGTGCTGTGGCGCCTGGCACAGGGACGCAGCGCGGCGGTCAAGACCTTCATCATGGACAACGCCATCGTGGTCGGCGTGGGCAACATCTACGCCAGCGAGGCGCTGTTTGCCGCGGGGATCGATCCCCGCCGCGCGGCGGGCAAGGTGTCGCGGCAGCGCTATGCCCGGCTCGCCGCCGAGATCAAGCGCATCCTGGCGTACGCGATTTCCCGGGGCGGCACCACGCTGCGCGATTTCCTCGCGCCCGACGGGGCACCCGGGTATTTCTTCCAGGAGCTTTTCGTCTACGGCCGGGGCGGCGAGCCGTGCAAGCAGTGTGGCTCGCCGATCCGGGTCGTCACGCTCGGGCAGCGTGCTTCTTGCTACTGCCCGTCCTGCCAGGCCTGA
- a CDS encoding 5'-nucleotidase, lipoprotein e(P4) family, with protein MMKFAPVALAAVLALTTGGCAHAPRAAAPATPAGAPTAAATLPAPASGAGADDNLNAVAWSQRADEHDLIYLQTFREAQEKILKAKQDPTWDALPKDDRAAHPSLKGLKPAVILDIDETVLDNSPYQARLVRSGGEYNEAEWAAWCKEAAARPLPGALAFTRFAADHGIAVFYISNRARDLDEATLANLRSAGFPVAGKESFLGLGTVVDGCEQAGSEKSCRRQRIGAHHRVLMQFGDQLGDFTSIPGNTREGRSRAMAPYTAWIGERWFVLPNPTYGSWEPALFDNDFELSRPERRQKKLDALRIN; from the coding sequence ATGATGAAGTTCGCTCCGGTCGCCCTTGCGGCCGTCCTCGCCCTGACCACGGGCGGTTGCGCCCATGCGCCGCGGGCTGCCGCCCCGGCGACTCCAGCAGGGGCCCCTACTGCCGCGGCAACGCTCCCGGCACCTGCCTCGGGCGCCGGTGCCGACGACAACCTCAACGCGGTGGCCTGGTCGCAGCGCGCCGACGAGCACGACCTGATCTACCTGCAGACCTTCCGCGAGGCGCAGGAGAAAATCCTCAAGGCGAAGCAAGACCCCACGTGGGACGCGTTACCGAAGGACGACCGCGCCGCGCACCCCTCGCTGAAGGGCCTCAAGCCGGCCGTGATCCTCGATATCGACGAGACCGTGCTCGACAACTCGCCTTACCAGGCGCGGCTGGTGCGTTCCGGCGGCGAATACAACGAGGCGGAGTGGGCGGCCTGGTGCAAGGAAGCGGCAGCCCGGCCGCTGCCCGGTGCCCTGGCCTTCACCCGCTTTGCCGCGGACCACGGCATCGCCGTGTTCTACATTTCCAACCGGGCCCGTGACCTCGACGAAGCCACGCTGGCCAACCTGCGCAGCGCCGGTTTCCCCGTCGCCGGCAAGGAATCCTTCCTCGGCCTGGGCACGGTCGTCGACGGTTGCGAGCAGGCAGGCAGCGAGAAGAGCTGCCGGCGGCAGCGGATCGGCGCCCACCACCGGGTGCTGATGCAGTTCGGCGACCAGCTGGGCGATTTCACCAGCATCCCCGGAAACACGCGCGAGGGCCGCAGTCGTGCCATGGCGCCTTACACGGCGTGGATCGGCGAACGCTGGTTCGTCCTGCCCAACCCCACGTACGGTTCGTGGGAGCCGGCGCTGTTCGACAATGATTTCGAGCTGTCGCGGCCGGAACGGCGCCAGAAGAAACTGGACGCACTACGCATCAATTAA